The Xenopus tropicalis strain Nigerian chromosome 2, UCB_Xtro_10.0, whole genome shotgun sequence genome window below encodes:
- the spice1 gene encoding spindle and centriole-associated protein 1 isoform X2, translating into MDHSSGSLSMSYLRAGRTSTNVSLTKKPSKGKKKPQARKEWDSTVSDLTVLRATNEELEHRREIHRSKNQWLARWELQNKATNKKSEKENGGYSALLENSRLALMKEILSDQYLMNDVLERSDRALAVVKDLFGDAPRRHTGFPSVTMAPSCDLDTSRAPIVQKKDPPTQLSILSESIMDSQAINEVDKSLSPAEYSDSEAEVTISTQPNRKAERGQQLLSGEGPKNEAFITPCKSGGDPSQTHCALNATTAVNRVKVRRTEEESPKPEESESIIGRVLNPQGKANKRISSKGKKTRSATPSHTKDLSACRESQHELTASNQSSLGLLNSMIQEVEQDLAEYERQTGREVISAPPAHGLTGFTLSLVSSLKRVVSYLKESDLLLQREVKERQHLQGELVEQRLMLDALTAEILTLKEGNNIHENHLQTKQRPEVGGDKMAAIPQEMEELPVVSEEPCRTSAECNLSKVNQFLDSQDGPDTDDKHGRLGVSKEECGPCLYPQGRAAEEPRLASSVPSRMFQQAVLLSPPRQKTVSELSSQSAVPKSYKHSNRPAQGGQQVSHHPTASTEKEPPSQGLEMGQNQINRLQNEDLVSHMQQLALQNAALKAQLGQIHFPPAGNAPEGGKSVPAEENRNPEPATDPPQNKAAQVPGSLEMRIAELNRQSAEARNKLLKLIEQQKQSIVVSPTLSPITPQDRRTDSSLDTTPPSSCRTSGTRFSSASNKSTSSINSSFGSVRSASAGRRSQADSERGEGWFALSAHVS; encoded by the exons ATGGATCACTCTTCAGGTTCACTTtca ATGTCTTATTTAAGAGCCGGCAGGACTTCAACGAATGTTTCACTCACAAAGAAGCCATCGAAGGGCAAAAAGAAACCGCAGGCCAGAAAGGAATGGGAT AGTACAGTCAGTGATCTCACGGTGCTCCGTGCCACAAATGAAGAGCTG GAGCACCGGCGGGAGATACACAGATCCAAGAACCAGTGGCTGGCTCGTTGGGAACTCCAGAACAAAGCGACAAATAAAAAGTCGGAGAAAGAAAATGGAGGATATTCAGCTCTTTTGGAAAATTCACGCCTAGCTCTAATGAAGGAG ATCCTTTCTGATCAGTATTTGATGAATGATGTATTGGAGAGGTCAGACCGAGCCCTTGCTGTAGTGAAGGACCTGTTTGGAGATGCTCCTCGCAGACACACAG GATTTCCCAGTGTGACTATGGCTCCTTCCTGTGATCTGGACACATCCCGAGCACCCATAGTGCAGAAGAAGGATCCCCCAACCCAGCTTTCTATTCTGAGCGAGTCAATCATGGATTCCCAG GCTATCAATGAAGTGGACAAATCACTGAGTCCGGCTGAATACAGCGACAGTGAAGCTGAGGTTACTATTAGCACGCAACCCAACAGAAAGGCAGAGAG GGGACAACAGTTGCTGAGTGGGGAGGGACCAAAGAATGAGGCCTTTATAACCCCTTGCAAATCAGGAGGTGACCCATCGCAAACACACTGTG CTCTAAACGCCACCACGGCAGTCAACAGAGTGAAAGTGCGCAGAACAGAGGAAGAGTCGCCAAAGCCGGAGGAATCAGAATCTATTATAGGCCGCGTTCTAAATCCCCAGGGGAAGGCAAATAAGAGAATCTCATCAAAAG GAAAGAAAACCCGTAGCGCAACCCCCTCTCACACCAAGGATCTGAGTGCTTGCAGGGAATCCCAGCACGAACTGACAGCCAGCAACCAGTCCAGCCTGGGCCTCCTGAACTCTATGATCCAGGAAGTAGAGCAGGATCTGGCCGAGTATGAGAGGCAGACAGGACGGGAAGTGATATCCGCACCCCCAGCTCATGGTCTGACAGGATTCACTCTCTCTCTTGTCAGCTCGTTGAAACGAGTGGTGTCGTACCTGAAGGAG AGTGACCTGCTGCTGCAGCGAGAGGTGAAGGAGAGGCAGCACCTGCAGGGGGAGCTAGTGGAACAGAGGCTGATGCTCGATGCTCTGACTGCAGAAATTCTCACCCTGAAAGAAGGAAACAACATCCATGAG AATCACTTACAGACCAAACAGCGCCCAGAAGTAGGAGGGGACAAGATGGCTGCCATCCCCCAAGAAATGGAAGAGCTTCCTGTAGTCAGTGAAGAACCTTGCAGAACCTCAGCTGAGTGCAACCTTTCCAAGGTCAATCAATTCCTGGATTCGCAGG ATGGGCCAGATACAGATGATAAACACGGCAGACTTGGGGTGTCCAAGGAAGAATGTGGCCCCTGTTTGTACCCCCAGGGCAGAGCTGCGGAGGAGCCCAGATTAGCCAGCTCTGTACCCTCACGTATGTTCCAGCAAGCTGTCTTGTTATCCCCTCCCAGGCAGAAAACTGTCAGTGaactcagcagccaatcagcag TTCCCAAGAGTTACAAACATAGTAACCGCCCAGCCCAGGGGGGCCAACAAGTCAGCCATCATCCTACTGCATCTACAGAAAAGGAACCCCCCAGCCAAGGACTAGAAATGGGTCAAAACCAAATAAATCGCCTTCAAAACGAGGACCTTGTTTCCCATATGCAGCAGCTGGCGCTTCAGAATGCAGCACTTAAGGCTCAGCTTGGGCAAATACACTTTCCTCCAGCAGGAAATGCCCCAGAAGGGGGCAAATCTGTGCCAGCCGAAGAGAACCGTAATCCAGAACCTGCTACGGATCCACCG CAGAACAAAGCAGCTCAGGTCCCAGGGAGCCTGGAGATGCGCATCGCAGAGTTAAACAGGCAGAGTGCAGAAGCGCGGAACAAGCTCCTAAAACTTATTGAGCAGCAGAAGCAGAGCATTGTGGTTTCTCCCAcattatctcccataaccccccaGGACAGGCGCACAG ATTCCTCCCTGGATACGACCCCCCCTTCCTCCTGCAGGACCTCGGGCACAAG GTTCTCCAGTGCATCTAACAAGAGCACCTCTTCCATCAACTCGTCTTTTGGGAGTGTGAGATCGGCCTCTGCTGGGCGGAGGTCCCAG GCTGACAGTGAGAGGGGCGAGGGCTGGTTTGCTCTTTCTGCCCACGTCTCCTAA
- the spice1 gene encoding spindle and centriole-associated protein 1 isoform X3: protein MDHSSGSLSMSYLRAGRTSTNVSLTKKPSKGKKKPQARKEWDSTVSDLTVLRATNEELEHRREIHRSKNQWLARWELQNKATNKKSEKENGGYSALLENSRLALMKEILSDQYLMNDVLERSDRALAVVKDLFGDAPRRHTGFPSVTMAPSCDLDTSRAPIVQKKDPPTQLSILSESIMDSQAINEVDKSLSPAEYSDSEAEVTISTQPNRKAERGQQLLSGEGPKNEAFITPCKSGGDPSQTHCALNATTAVNRVKVRRTEEESPKPEESESIIGRVLNPQGKANKRISSKGKKTRSATPSHTKDLSACRESQHELTASNQSSLGLLNSMIQEVEQDLAEYERQTGREVISAPPAHGLTGFTLSLVSSLKRVVSYLKESDLLLQREVKERQHLQGELVEQRLMLDALTAEILTLKEGNNIHENHLQTKQRPEVGGDKMAAIPQEMEELPVVSEEPCRTSAECNLSKVNQFLDSQDGPDTDDKHGRLGVSKEECGPCLYPQGRAAEEPRLASSVPSRMFQQAVLLSPPRQKTVSELSSQSAVPKSYKHSNRPAQGGQQVSHHPTASTEKEPPSQGLEMGQNQINRLQNEDLVSHMQQLALQNAALKAQLGQIHFPPAGNAPEGGKSVPAEENRNPEPATDPPNKAAQVPGSLEMRIAELNRQSAEARNKLLKLIEQQKQSIVVSPTLSPITPQDRRTDSSLDTTPPSSCRTSGTRFSSASNKSTSSINSSFGSVRSASAGRRSQADSERGEGWFALSAHVS from the exons ATGGATCACTCTTCAGGTTCACTTtca ATGTCTTATTTAAGAGCCGGCAGGACTTCAACGAATGTTTCACTCACAAAGAAGCCATCGAAGGGCAAAAAGAAACCGCAGGCCAGAAAGGAATGGGAT AGTACAGTCAGTGATCTCACGGTGCTCCGTGCCACAAATGAAGAGCTG GAGCACCGGCGGGAGATACACAGATCCAAGAACCAGTGGCTGGCTCGTTGGGAACTCCAGAACAAAGCGACAAATAAAAAGTCGGAGAAAGAAAATGGAGGATATTCAGCTCTTTTGGAAAATTCACGCCTAGCTCTAATGAAGGAG ATCCTTTCTGATCAGTATTTGATGAATGATGTATTGGAGAGGTCAGACCGAGCCCTTGCTGTAGTGAAGGACCTGTTTGGAGATGCTCCTCGCAGACACACAG GATTTCCCAGTGTGACTATGGCTCCTTCCTGTGATCTGGACACATCCCGAGCACCCATAGTGCAGAAGAAGGATCCCCCAACCCAGCTTTCTATTCTGAGCGAGTCAATCATGGATTCCCAG GCTATCAATGAAGTGGACAAATCACTGAGTCCGGCTGAATACAGCGACAGTGAAGCTGAGGTTACTATTAGCACGCAACCCAACAGAAAGGCAGAGAG GGGACAACAGTTGCTGAGTGGGGAGGGACCAAAGAATGAGGCCTTTATAACCCCTTGCAAATCAGGAGGTGACCCATCGCAAACACACTGTG CTCTAAACGCCACCACGGCAGTCAACAGAGTGAAAGTGCGCAGAACAGAGGAAGAGTCGCCAAAGCCGGAGGAATCAGAATCTATTATAGGCCGCGTTCTAAATCCCCAGGGGAAGGCAAATAAGAGAATCTCATCAAAAG GAAAGAAAACCCGTAGCGCAACCCCCTCTCACACCAAGGATCTGAGTGCTTGCAGGGAATCCCAGCACGAACTGACAGCCAGCAACCAGTCCAGCCTGGGCCTCCTGAACTCTATGATCCAGGAAGTAGAGCAGGATCTGGCCGAGTATGAGAGGCAGACAGGACGGGAAGTGATATCCGCACCCCCAGCTCATGGTCTGACAGGATTCACTCTCTCTCTTGTCAGCTCGTTGAAACGAGTGGTGTCGTACCTGAAGGAG AGTGACCTGCTGCTGCAGCGAGAGGTGAAGGAGAGGCAGCACCTGCAGGGGGAGCTAGTGGAACAGAGGCTGATGCTCGATGCTCTGACTGCAGAAATTCTCACCCTGAAAGAAGGAAACAACATCCATGAG AATCACTTACAGACCAAACAGCGCCCAGAAGTAGGAGGGGACAAGATGGCTGCCATCCCCCAAGAAATGGAAGAGCTTCCTGTAGTCAGTGAAGAACCTTGCAGAACCTCAGCTGAGTGCAACCTTTCCAAGGTCAATCAATTCCTGGATTCGCAGG ATGGGCCAGATACAGATGATAAACACGGCAGACTTGGGGTGTCCAAGGAAGAATGTGGCCCCTGTTTGTACCCCCAGGGCAGAGCTGCGGAGGAGCCCAGATTAGCCAGCTCTGTACCCTCACGTATGTTCCAGCAAGCTGTCTTGTTATCCCCTCCCAGGCAGAAAACTGTCAGTGaactcagcagccaatcagcag TTCCCAAGAGTTACAAACATAGTAACCGCCCAGCCCAGGGGGGCCAACAAGTCAGCCATCATCCTACTGCATCTACAGAAAAGGAACCCCCCAGCCAAGGACTAGAAATGGGTCAAAACCAAATAAATCGCCTTCAAAACGAGGACCTTGTTTCCCATATGCAGCAGCTGGCGCTTCAGAATGCAGCACTTAAGGCTCAGCTTGGGCAAATACACTTTCCTCCAGCAGGAAATGCCCCAGAAGGGGGCAAATCTGTGCCAGCCGAAGAGAACCGTAATCCAGAACCTGCTACGGATCCACCG AACAAAGCAGCTCAGGTCCCAGGGAGCCTGGAGATGCGCATCGCAGAGTTAAACAGGCAGAGTGCAGAAGCGCGGAACAAGCTCCTAAAACTTATTGAGCAGCAGAAGCAGAGCATTGTGGTTTCTCCCAcattatctcccataaccccccaGGACAGGCGCACAG ATTCCTCCCTGGATACGACCCCCCCTTCCTCCTGCAGGACCTCGGGCACAAG GTTCTCCAGTGCATCTAACAAGAGCACCTCTTCCATCAACTCGTCTTTTGGGAGTGTGAGATCGGCCTCTGCTGGGCGGAGGTCCCAG GCTGACAGTGAGAGGGGCGAGGGCTGGTTTGCTCTTTCTGCCCACGTCTCCTAA
- the spice1 gene encoding spindle and centriole-associated protein 1 (The RefSeq protein has 5 substitutions compared to this genomic sequence), with protein sequence MSYLRAGRTSTNVSLAKKPSKGKKKPQARKEWDSTVSDLTVLRATNEELEHRREIHRSKNQWLARWELQNKATNKKSEKENGGFSALLENSRLALMKEILSDQYLMNDVLERSDRALAVVKDLFGDAPRRHTGFPSVTMAPSCDLDTSRAPIVQKKDPPTQLSILSESIMDSQAINEVDKSLSPAEYSDSEAEVTISTQPNRKAERGQQLLSGEGPKNEAFITPCKSGGDPSQTHCALNATTAVNRVKVRRTEEESPKPEESESIIGRVLNPQGKANKRISSKGKKTRSATPSHTKDLSACRESQHDLTASNQSSLGLLNSMIQEVEQDLAEYERQTGREVISAPPAHGLTGFTLSLVSSLKRVVSYLKESDLLLQREVKERQHLQGELVEQRLMLDALTAEILTLKEGNNIHENHLQTKQRPEVGGDKMAAIPQEMEELPVVSEEPCRTSAECNLSKVNQFLDSQDVPDTDDKHGRLGVSKEECGPCLYPQGRAAEEPRLASSVPSRMFQQAVLLSPPRQKTVSELSSQSAVPKSYKHSNRPAQGGQQVSHHPTGSTEKEPPSQGLEMGQNQINRLQNEDLVSHMQQLALQNAALKAQLGQIHFPPAGNAPEGGKSVPAEENRNPEPATDPPQNKAAQVPGSLEMRIAELNRQSAEARNKLLKLIEQQKQSIVVSPTLSPITPQDRRTDSSLDTTPPSSCRTSGTRFSSASNKSTSSINSSFGSVRSASAGRRSQADSERGEGWFALSAHVS encoded by the exons ATGTCTTATTTAAGAGCCGGCAGGACTTCAACGAATGTTTCACTCACAAAGAAGCCATCGAAGGGCAAAAAGAAACCGCAGGCCAGAAAGGAATGGGAT AGTACAGTCAGTGATCTCACGGTGCTCCGTGCCACAAATGAAGAGCTG GAGCACCGGCGGGAGATACACAGATCCAAGAACCAGTGGCTGGCTCGTTGGGAACTCCAGAACAAAGCGACAAATAAAAAGTCGGAGAAAGAAAATGGAGGATATTCAGCTCTTTTGGAAAATTCACGCCTAGCTCTAATGAAGGAG ATCCTTTCTGATCAGTATTTGATGAATGATGTATTGGAGAGGTCAGACCGAGCCCTTGCTGTAGTGAAGGACCTGTTTGGAGATGCTCCTCGCAGACACACAG GATTTCCCAGTGTGACTATGGCTCCTTCCTGTGATCTGGACACATCCCGAGCACCCATAGTGCAGAAGAAGGATCCCCCAACCCAGCTTTCTATTCTGAGCGAGTCAATCATGGATTCCCAG GCTATCAATGAAGTGGACAAATCACTGAGTCCGGCTGAATACAGCGACAGTGAAGCTGAGGTTACTATTAGCACGCAACCCAACAGAAAGGCAGAGAG GGGACAACAGTTGCTGAGTGGGGAGGGACCAAAGAATGAGGCCTTTATAACCCCTTGCAAATCAGGAGGTGACCCATCGCAAACACACTGTG CTCTAAACGCCACCACGGCAGTCAACAGAGTGAAAGTGCGCAGAACAGAGGAAGAGTCGCCAAAGCCGGAGGAATCAGAATCTATTATAGGCCGCGTTCTAAATCCCCAGGGGAAGGCAAATAAGAGAATCTCATCAAAAG GAAAGAAAACCCGTAGCGCAACCCCCTCTCACACCAAGGATCTGAGTGCTTGCAGGGAATCCCAGCACGAACTGACAGCCAGCAACCAGTCCAGCCTGGGCCTCCTGAACTCTATGATCCAGGAAGTAGAGCAGGATCTGGCCGAGTATGAGAGGCAGACAGGACGGGAAGTGATATCCGCACCCCCAGCTCATGGTCTGACAGGATTCACTCTCTCTCTTGTCAGCTCGTTGAAACGAGTGGTGTCGTACCTGAAGGAG AGTGACCTGCTGCTGCAGCGAGAGGTGAAGGAGAGGCAGCACCTGCAGGGGGAGCTAGTGGAACAGAGGCTGATGCTCGATGCTCTGACTGCAGAAATTCTCACCCTGAAAGAAGGAAACAACATCCATGAG AATCACTTACAGACCAAACAGCGCCCAGAAGTAGGAGGGGACAAGATGGCTGCCATCCCCCAAGAAATGGAAGAGCTTCCTGTAGTCAGTGAAGAACCTTGCAGAACCTCAGCTGAGTGCAACCTTTCCAAGGTCAATCAATTCCTGGATTCGCAGG ATGGGCCAGATACAGATGATAAACACGGCAGACTTGGGGTGTCCAAGGAAGAATGTGGCCCCTGTTTGTACCCCCAGGGCAGAGCTGCGGAGGAGCCCAGATTAGCCAGCTCTGTACCCTCACGTATGTTCCAGCAAGCTGTCTTGTTATCCCCTCCCAGGCAGAAAACTGTCAGTGaactcagcagccaatcagcag TTCCCAAGAGTTACAAACATAGTAACCGCCCAGCCCAGGGGGGCCAACAAGTCAGCCATCATCCTACTGCATCTACAGAAAAGGAACCCCCCAGCCAAGGACTAGAAATGGGTCAAAACCAAATAAATCGCCTTCAAAACGAGGACCTTGTTTCCCATATGCAGCAGCTGGCGCTTCAGAATGCAGCACTTAAGGCTCAGCTTGGGCAAATACACTTTCCTCCAGCAGGAAATGCCCCAGAAGGGGGCAAATCTGTGCCAGCCGAAGAGAACCGTAATCCAGAACCTGCTACGGATCCACCG CAGAACAAAGCAGCTCAGGTCCCAGGGAGCCTGGAGATGCGCATCGCAGAGTTAAACAGGCAGAGTGCAGAAGCGCGGAACAAGCTCCTAAAACTTATTGAGCAGCAGAAGCAGAGCATTGTGGTTTCTCCCAcattatctcccataaccccccaGGACAGGCGCACAG ATTCCTCCCTGGATACGACCCCCCCTTCCTCCTGCAGGACCTCGGGCACAAG GTTCTCCAGTGCATCTAACAAGAGCACCTCTTCCATCAACTCGTCTTTTGGGAGTGTGAGATCGGCCTCTGCTGGGCGGAGGTCCCAG GCTGACAGTGAGAGGGGCGAGGGCTGGTTTGCTCTTTCTGCCCACGTCTCCTAA
- the spice1 gene encoding spindle and centriole-associated protein 1 isoform X1, with the protein MDHSSGSLSMSYLRAGRTSTNVSLTKKPSKGKKKPQARKEWDSTVSDLTVLRATNEELEHRREIHRSKNQWLARWELQNKATNKKSEKENGGYSALLENSRLALMKEILSDQYLMNDVLERSDRALAVVKDLFGDAPRRHTGFPSVTMAPSCDLDTSRAPIVQKKDPPTQLSILSESIMDSQAINEVDKSLSPAEYSDSEAEVTISTQPNRKAERGQQLLSGEGPKNEAFITPCKSGGDPSQTHCALNATTAVNRVKVRRTEEESPKPEESESIIGRVLNPQGKANKRISSKGKKTRSATPSHTKDLSACRESQHELTASNQSSLGLLNSMIQEVEQDLAEYERQTGREVISAPPAHGLTGFTLSLVSSLKRVVSYLKESDLLLQREVKERQHLQGELVEQRLMLDALTAEILTLKEGNNIHENHLQTKQRPEVGGDKMAAIPQEMEELPVVSEEPCRTSAECNLSKVNQFLDSQDGPDTDDKHGRLGVSKEECGPCLYPQGRAAEEPRLASSVPSRMFQQAVLLSPPRQKTVSELSSQSAVPKSYKHSNRPAQGGQQVSHHPTASTEKEPPSQGLEMGQNQINRLQNEDLVSHMQQLALQNAALKAQLGQIHFPPAGNAPEGGKSVPAEENRNPEPATDPPQNKAAQVPGSLEMRIAELNRQSAEARNKLLKLIEQQKQSIVVSPTLSPITPQDRRTDSSLDTTPPSSCRTSGTRFSSASNKSTSSINSSFGSVRSASAGRRSQVRYKPVLLSCSTVSALGQNQAE; encoded by the exons ATGGATCACTCTTCAGGTTCACTTtca ATGTCTTATTTAAGAGCCGGCAGGACTTCAACGAATGTTTCACTCACAAAGAAGCCATCGAAGGGCAAAAAGAAACCGCAGGCCAGAAAGGAATGGGAT AGTACAGTCAGTGATCTCACGGTGCTCCGTGCCACAAATGAAGAGCTG GAGCACCGGCGGGAGATACACAGATCCAAGAACCAGTGGCTGGCTCGTTGGGAACTCCAGAACAAAGCGACAAATAAAAAGTCGGAGAAAGAAAATGGAGGATATTCAGCTCTTTTGGAAAATTCACGCCTAGCTCTAATGAAGGAG ATCCTTTCTGATCAGTATTTGATGAATGATGTATTGGAGAGGTCAGACCGAGCCCTTGCTGTAGTGAAGGACCTGTTTGGAGATGCTCCTCGCAGACACACAG GATTTCCCAGTGTGACTATGGCTCCTTCCTGTGATCTGGACACATCCCGAGCACCCATAGTGCAGAAGAAGGATCCCCCAACCCAGCTTTCTATTCTGAGCGAGTCAATCATGGATTCCCAG GCTATCAATGAAGTGGACAAATCACTGAGTCCGGCTGAATACAGCGACAGTGAAGCTGAGGTTACTATTAGCACGCAACCCAACAGAAAGGCAGAGAG GGGACAACAGTTGCTGAGTGGGGAGGGACCAAAGAATGAGGCCTTTATAACCCCTTGCAAATCAGGAGGTGACCCATCGCAAACACACTGTG CTCTAAACGCCACCACGGCAGTCAACAGAGTGAAAGTGCGCAGAACAGAGGAAGAGTCGCCAAAGCCGGAGGAATCAGAATCTATTATAGGCCGCGTTCTAAATCCCCAGGGGAAGGCAAATAAGAGAATCTCATCAAAAG GAAAGAAAACCCGTAGCGCAACCCCCTCTCACACCAAGGATCTGAGTGCTTGCAGGGAATCCCAGCACGAACTGACAGCCAGCAACCAGTCCAGCCTGGGCCTCCTGAACTCTATGATCCAGGAAGTAGAGCAGGATCTGGCCGAGTATGAGAGGCAGACAGGACGGGAAGTGATATCCGCACCCCCAGCTCATGGTCTGACAGGATTCACTCTCTCTCTTGTCAGCTCGTTGAAACGAGTGGTGTCGTACCTGAAGGAG AGTGACCTGCTGCTGCAGCGAGAGGTGAAGGAGAGGCAGCACCTGCAGGGGGAGCTAGTGGAACAGAGGCTGATGCTCGATGCTCTGACTGCAGAAATTCTCACCCTGAAAGAAGGAAACAACATCCATGAG AATCACTTACAGACCAAACAGCGCCCAGAAGTAGGAGGGGACAAGATGGCTGCCATCCCCCAAGAAATGGAAGAGCTTCCTGTAGTCAGTGAAGAACCTTGCAGAACCTCAGCTGAGTGCAACCTTTCCAAGGTCAATCAATTCCTGGATTCGCAGG ATGGGCCAGATACAGATGATAAACACGGCAGACTTGGGGTGTCCAAGGAAGAATGTGGCCCCTGTTTGTACCCCCAGGGCAGAGCTGCGGAGGAGCCCAGATTAGCCAGCTCTGTACCCTCACGTATGTTCCAGCAAGCTGTCTTGTTATCCCCTCCCAGGCAGAAAACTGTCAGTGaactcagcagccaatcagcag TTCCCAAGAGTTACAAACATAGTAACCGCCCAGCCCAGGGGGGCCAACAAGTCAGCCATCATCCTACTGCATCTACAGAAAAGGAACCCCCCAGCCAAGGACTAGAAATGGGTCAAAACCAAATAAATCGCCTTCAAAACGAGGACCTTGTTTCCCATATGCAGCAGCTGGCGCTTCAGAATGCAGCACTTAAGGCTCAGCTTGGGCAAATACACTTTCCTCCAGCAGGAAATGCCCCAGAAGGGGGCAAATCTGTGCCAGCCGAAGAGAACCGTAATCCAGAACCTGCTACGGATCCACCG CAGAACAAAGCAGCTCAGGTCCCAGGGAGCCTGGAGATGCGCATCGCAGAGTTAAACAGGCAGAGTGCAGAAGCGCGGAACAAGCTCCTAAAACTTATTGAGCAGCAGAAGCAGAGCATTGTGGTTTCTCCCAcattatctcccataaccccccaGGACAGGCGCACAG ATTCCTCCCTGGATACGACCCCCCCTTCCTCCTGCAGGACCTCGGGCACAAG GTTCTCCAGTGCATCTAACAAGAGCACCTCTTCCATCAACTCGTCTTTTGGGAGTGTGAGATCGGCCTCTGCTGGGCGGAGGTCCCAGGTACGGTATAAACCTGTATTGCTGAGCTGTAGTACGGTGTCTGCACTGGGCCAAAATCAAGCAGAATAA